The nucleotide window TGCCCACTTGCTAGAAGATTTCAAGTATTCACGTATATAGTAATCCTCAAATAAATCAATGTATCTTATTAAGACGGTAGGAAATTAAGCTATCTTTTGATCTATTCAAATTTTGTACCGGTCTTAATGCTATTAATTATGTCCTTGGATAAGTGATGTTTGCTGAACTTCTTATCTAGCATCTTATTCTATTCGTACATTTCCTTTTGTTTGATCTTCCACGGATATGAATGATTCAAATTTCAACGTATATCAAGTTGTTGAAAAGCTTGCTATATGTGCCCTGCTATAAATTCTTATCATCCTTGATTTTTTTATTCCACGCGCTTGGTAAAATACAAATAATGGACATGGTTAAATCTCAAGAAAACTTAAATAGATCATAGGTAAAAAGAATTCTAAAAACTTATATTTCATCTTCCTTTACTAGATGGTCTTGGTTGTCAGAAAATAATGTGCATCGAAAACTTGAGGGATATGGGGTTCAAGTTTCAATCCTCAATATAAATTTTGGacaatgtatatatgtatgtatacatttatatacatgtatatgtgTGTGCAAACTGTATATGTATCATGCATGCAATAGCTCAATTATCAGCATTCCATTGCTGCCGTCCTTTCTGCCTTGTGGCTTGTACATTCTAAATTGATGTACCAAAATCCAGCATGCGTCCATCGATCCCGCAACCAGATGAGTTTATACTTAAGCTTTGCGACATTATGCTAATGTTCATTATCTTTTCCACTAAAAGAGGTTAGAAATTGCTGGActtaaaaatttcaaatcttAATGGTGTTGATGCTTTGTTTAAACTCCTTTCGTAAGCTAATTCTGACTTAGACTTTGTCTTAATTCTTTGATACTTGTAGCTTTCTCTTAACAACTCAGCGATAAGAAGTTTCAACACAACTACCGATTAGGTTTTGGAAAATTGCACCATCTCTTGCTATAAATAGCTATCATCATTAACTTGTGTTCTCACAAGCATAGCTAACATAAGATATCGGAGATGGCTAAATCTCAATTTAGCTGCGCAACCTTCTTTGCCCTGCTCATCTGCTTCCTCCTCCTCGTACCAAATAGTAAGTTGTAGCTAGTCTTTAGTAAGAGAGTTTACACTTCCATAGTCTTAAATGGTGAACACATGCATAGAATGGCGTATATTTGTACATTCCCAAAGTTTTAATTATTTGTCTCTACCTCTCTCTTAGTTAGAGAACTTCGAGTACAACAAACAGAAATGGTTGTCACTAGCAATGAATTAGAATAGTTATAAGTGTGTATCATGTATATGTACACTCACAATCAAAATTTTATGAACTAATTTGTATTACATATGCGCCGTATGCTTTTCAATAAATGTTTTTGCTTAAAGTTTTGCCCTGTATTCTGCTTTTGAATTTTCTCTCTCGCTTTCTAATTTCTCGTGACATGTAATTATACTGCAAATATACATGTATAGTGTTGTGAATAACAATACATGTGgcataaaaatagaaaatgggATAAAGATTGACACAAAAAATGACATAGAGGAACTATGCCCTATAATACTAACAAACACCTATCCCTTAGGTGGACGGGCTAGATCCCTGATATATACCATACACTTTGGACTAACTCTAATGTTTTGCTCTCTCTTTTGCTTTGTTTCATGCAGAGATGCCAATGGCTGAAGCTACATTTTGCAAGAGGCCTGCCAAGAACTGGTCCGGGGATTGTTCCTCTGACAGGTGCTACAATTATTGCAAGTACACAGAGCATGTTTACTCCGGAGAATGTATTTGGACTGGCAGTGGTCAGCATCGTTATCATGCTTGCTACTGTGTCTACAACTGTTGAAAGCCTACTATTTTCTGCAATTTGCACCGTACTTTGTATTCAAATAAAGGCGAACAATTCACTAGAATTGCATATGTGCCGCCaatagttgtttttttttttcaaattaaattttGGTCTTTTATTGGAAAAGCAAAATAAACACAGGAGGGGGACATGGACCTTACCTCCAAATAATACCAAGAAGCAAATGCTAGAGAAGGAGTAGGGAAGTATTCCCTTTACATCATTTGCTCTTACATTTTCTAATTGAAGGCAGGCCTATTTTATCTAACCGAAACGCTCCACGAGATGTCATAGGGAGGTCTAAAAACTGAAGATACGTTGTATCGAAACCTTGATCACACCCCACGTTAGATAAACAATCAGCAACTTGATTAGTTTCTCGAAAGCAATgaaaaaattcaacaaaattagACGATAACCTTAGAAGGTGCTTAACCTCTGTAAGAACACTCCATGGACAACTAGATATCTGTTTTAGGAAATGAACAAGAACCAAAGAATCCACTTCAATGTGCAAGTTAATATAACCACGAGAAAGACACAGCTTAACCCCAAAGAGAAGAGTGCGCGTCTCAGCTTGAATGCTGGTTCCATTTCCAAAAAATGGGGAAAAAGCGAGCAGGAAATTGCCTTCATCATCACGCAAAATCCCACCGCCACCTGCCCTCCCTGGGTTACCTCTTGAGCAGCCATCAGTATTAAGTTTAAATACACCCAAAGGTGGCCGACACCACCTTACAATCTTAAATGAAGCTGTCCGATTAAGAGAAGAGAGCGAAGAACAAAACTGCATCCATGTTGAGGAAAGGAACGGGTGCTCAGGGAATTGCAACCTAAAGAGGTTTTTCACCTCTTCAAAAACAAACTCACAAATAGCAACATGAGAAAGAATTTTCCCTTCGAAACGTGCTAAATTTCTGGATTTCCAAATATTCCAGCAAATCAGAGAAGGTATAATAAAATGTACAAATGCAAGAAAACCATTCCTGCTTGCGCTATACCACCAACCCGCAATATATGCACGAACCGAACAACCCAAATTCAGCACGCCTGAAGCAGAGCCAAAGAAATTCCAAACATATACCGCTACCTGTCCATTACAAAAAACATGGTCCATAGATTCAACATTTGCCTAAACGCAACAAAAACACTTTGATGGTCCAGAAATACCGAGTTTGCATATTGTCGAATCCAATGGTAATCGATTTCTCAACAAGCGAATGAGAAAAACAGACACCTTCAGAGGAAGTTGTGGATACCAAATTTTTGTAAACATAAATGACCGTTGCATATGTGATCTCACCAGGTTAAACGCTGAGCATAGTGTGAAAGTTCCAGATTGAGAAGGAGCCCAAATCATCAAATCTTCCACTCCATGCTCAATTTgagggagagagagtgtttgtATCTCATTGATGATAGATGAAGGGACCCATAAACTCAGTAACCGAAAATTCCACCCGCCATctgacgtgcgcggagtatacatatacaattaagctcatcctaatcaagttttacatttataaactcctaaataccccacacgcgatttatcgcaagtatacgaatcgtgagcgagtatagggtattaagggtcgatcccacaaggaagattgcaattaccggtactactaaagcttctctattatttagactatcaatgaattataacaaattaaacctactgaaattatacaaaataacaaatgaaagctccttaggttgtggtatccctaactactcatgcaagtgttatatttggatcattgagtactacatctaggctagtatggtgtaatttccttatgcatttgaatcctactttcgtagtgaatcaattatacttataactaatccatacctattctcatggttatgaaattagctacaagttcatttcttcaatgaaattacatgaaatgaatcactaaaaaccacataagtgcacctctactttcgtgagtgtactccctatgtttagcacttcttgaactagtgttaaatctcaattttcattgcagaaacaacaccttaaataatcacaatcaatggtaccagattaatcatgatttaaagagctaaagtgctaaataacttgctcaaatcatagcagtcaaataaccaaataataaacactaacaattatagaaagttcaaccaaacccaaggtataaactttagaaacacataatgaacacaaaatccagaacttgtatattaactaaacttggaattaaatacaaaagataaagagtttggaaggaatacaacccttgtcacatgagctttcttccttgccttcttcatcctccatcttcatcctaatctagataataaacaagaatggaaaagctacactactctatactaagctaaactaacactaggaagatgaaagagctacatttctgcaacttcaagctctcccgtagctcactctctatttttcttctatgaactccaatctccttttttgcaatgaatttggctatttaatgatgaaaggtggtcaagaaatgaggattacatctcccttttacagctgggaatgtttctcacatgtctagcatccaatgtgagttggtggaggtgaaattgagttttacgcgtacagagcagccttttctgaccagtgatccgagctgctacagtacctcggatccgtatggatccgagctcggatccactaacccagaaacaaccgagggttcggatgaatagtggatccgagtgtggatcacttgctctgtttttggcccaacttcaaccaatcttttcttgatgttagaggctgaaccagctcatgtctaaaacacgaaagttgtagccttttgagttatctttctaatgcatcaagaatcacctcatttggatctgtgtaggctgagatatgactgaaatacccttgcctgctcattgccctgttccagcttcgaccagtagaaatttgctattgtaattcggcattttgacctggaaaaccttcaaactggatttagatgtcttcaccaaagttgtagatctatctcttatcttcaaatgggttcaagaatcatcccaatccgatcattgtaactcaagttatagccgaaatacgaaaatgtgtcaaaattgtcaaaatacacaaaatccaagtaaaaagtgataaaaacctcatttaatcacttaaaagcatttttcaccaattatagccaaaatgattcatattcttccaataatataaccaaagtgactaaaaataatataaaatgtcatacaattattacgtaaattagtcacttatcaccATCAATAAAAAAATCAGACACTTTATGATCCGAAACACTCCCTAATCGCAAAGCCAGAGGTCCTGATCCTAACCAATTATCGAACCAGAAATTGGAGCTCCCAGAATGAACAATGAAGGTTATATGTTGTTCAGCAATTTCCCGCACATGTAACATCCTGTGCCACGTATAAGAGGCCCCTGCCGAGTCAACAACCATACCTGGGTGCGCACGGTGATAACTTAATCACTGCTCAGTACGGTGCTGTCTGTGTTATCATAGGTGAGATCACATATGCAACGGTCATTTATGTTTACAAAAATTTGGCATTCACGACTTCCTCTAAAGGTGTCTGTTTTTCTCATTCACTTGTTGAGAAATCGATTACCACTGGATTCAACAATATGCAAACTCGGTATTTCTGGACCATCGAAGTGTTTTTGTTGCGTTCAGGTAAATGTTGAATCTATGGACCATGTTTTTTGCAATGGACAGGTAGCGGTATATGTTTGGAATTTCTAATAACGTACGGTGCTGTCTGTGTTATCATTGAAAAATCACTGCTCAGTGATAACTTAATCAGTCTATCCATGTGTGTCTGTTGCGATCTGTCTTGTATTCATTTAAATATAAATGGACTACCTCTGTCCAAGTATAAGGGTCATCTTCTGTGATTTCAACTTGTTATGAGTACATGTGATTATTATGTTTGGACTCTGATAAACACCAAAAAATATCTGCTAAAGAATTGGATGCAAAAAAAACAAGtctaatgaaaaaaaaaagaaagtcatATGCACAACCAATATTCTccatgaaaaacaaaaaataaacacTGATTGAGAGATAAAAATTGGCCTTGAAAATCTTGCACTCCCTATGTGCCATATTtgaggtttttttttgttttttgaaaatcaaactttttaagaaaaaaaatgtaattattAAGTTTGAATGTACTGATTTTGGATGAACCTTAAACATGGCTCTCACATGGAGTGTAGTGGCACGCAAAAGGTAATTTTTTCAAATGGTAAAATGGAAAGTTGTGTTGATTTTGAAAAGATGACCCTTTGTTTCGAATATCCAAAAGGTGAAAACATGACACTAAAAAAGGatggttattttaccattttactgttttattttcctttttattttttttgaaggtTTCCGTCGACTCTGGCTTAGCTTCCTTTAGTTTAGTTGAATAGAAAACCGAAGACCATgtactttatttgttttccatTAATTGACATCAATAGGGTGGGACACATTataaaaattcataattttttcaAAGAGTGAGTTTGTAGGAGTTTCTGGTGAGGCACGGGCCCcaagtataattttttttaaaaaaactggAAGTTGGGAAAATGTAAGGGAATAATAAATATTACTGCATGCCAaagaaatacaaaataaaaattaatcaaagCCATAAATAGGTATAATTATTCTATAATTAAAAGATTGTATTATCTTGGTTATAGGGActgttttcattttcttttacatctagattttagatttttttttaaaccaaaaaggtcaaaatcaagaatatacCCAGGACTTAACTTAATTgattctgattttttttctcCATAATTACATTCTACGATcaacttttgcaaaattttcaacaaacaAGAATAGGCTAAAAGAAGCATgaataccaaaaaaataaaatgcggAAAAATTTTCTATATTGGGAATAAAAGTTGAAACATCTTAACTGACTCCATAAAGTTTTGATTCCAAATTACTCCCTAAAAAGATGCTTATCTTAAGTGAATATCAGCTCATAACAATAGGTAACATTGAAGATGTGCGATTGGTTTTATTAGAACAAATTCATGTTGATGTTCAATGGATTCCTAGAGAAGCAAATAAGGTTACACATACTTTAGCAAACTATGCTAAATCTACCAATCTAACTGAATCTTTTTGGAATTCCCCCTGACTTTGTCAAATAATTGTGTTGTATGATTTCCGGCTAACTTATTAATAACGTTGGTTTTgcattttctatatatatatacacacacacacgcaaTCCTCCCCACATATATATTCCGTGTAGATATGGGTCTTTATGAAATTATTGAAATTGTTATGGCCAGGCTGAATTCCTAATTTGAACCTAAGCTGATATCATATCCTATCCaatgaaggaaaaaaatccTGAAAATGACAATAGCTGACTTATGAATTAATGAAAAGAACACTTAAGAAATTAATTAATCTCCACCAAAATTAATGACGTGGAATctatattaatttttgtaaaGAATTCAATCCTGTGTTTTTGTAATGAGAAAGCAACAATAGCTGACTTGTTCATATGTTGTACGGATGTTCTTGCGAAATACTTGTTGCTTTACTGGCCAAAAGTCAATGTTATTAGTAAAATCCCAAAGAGTCTTTTGGctgaacaagaaaagaaattaaatcccACTACAAAGCCGTACCACTGCAAAGCTGATCCGTGTTGAATTGCCCAAGTTGGGATGGACGAGCGGCCAATGACAATGACCAAGTCACCGGCAAATGAAAGAGACACCGTCAATTAACGCCAGACTTGATTGATTCTCCAGTTAATTTCACGGACAAATAAATCTTGTCATTTCTTTGAATACTCAAGTAGAAATTTTGTAAGCATGTGTCTTGGCATATCGAAGAGATGGTTGCTGTTGGTTATTAGTAGAATTTCAAGTACTTTCATCTGTTAAAGGTCATATAGCTGCGCAAGTATCTTTGAGTGACAAATTGGGATTTAATGTCTCTATATAGACTCAAGGCTCCAAAATTGGTTCAGCCCAATGTTGTCCTTCGGTTCGATAAATTTATGAGAATTAAGAGTCAAGCCACTTTATTTTCAAGTTTGGCTGTAGGTTCGAAAACTCTCTCACGTTACAGCAttaatatttcatatttgtgtCATCAAACAGAGCAATTGATTATTGAATTTTTCATTAGGCACTCGTTAAAACATTTAAATCATACCTAAGTTATTATGTAAATACATACATCAtatttaaagtttttttttttttcccatctcAACCTTCTGAACTTTATTCAACGATTAAGCCACCCAATCTAATGCAACATGTGCTAGAGGTACAGGTGGATGCAAGATTGGTCTTTCACAAAGGAAATACAAAAACACTTGCGTGTTTGTTTCTTTACATAAAATTCGATCCAGAACAAGAATTCCAGCCTGAACTGCATAATTATTTGGTCAAGCCAATACTTTAAATAACAAGGATGAGGAGAACAACACAAGGGAATCAGGGATTCAATCCTGCCAGACACGAGTTCCTACTTCCTTCTAGTTTCTTGGATATAACGCTGACCAAGTTGTAGAAAAAGCAGAAACAGTAGTCGATACTAGTAAGATATGTATCATTCCTGGCAGAGACGAATCTTCCCCAAAATCAACCGATCATAGGTGCCCGTGAGACTTTTCCTGAGGAGTCAGTGAAGATTCGCACCCGGTCTGTTCTGAAATCCATTGTAACGAAATAATCAGGCGGAATCACATGAACGTTAACTCCAGGCATCTCTTCCTTGATCCTTCTTTCTGCTTCTTCACTTGTTAATCCCACCAACTCCGGCCATGTTTTTCTCTCACCTGATCCACCACCACCATACCGGTATCCTGGTAAGGTTGGTAATGGCTGCTGAGGTTGGTCGTTGGAGATTGCATTTTGCTTGCTATCCTCTTCAGCCATGACTGATAAGCTTTAAAATTTAGATCAAACAATGGGGACGACAGGTGTTTGCTTGGTACCACCCCATCACCACCCATCCGAAACAAAAAAGGAACCTATAGAGATAAGTTAAAAGGAAATCATTGGGAATGGGGAAGGACTTTTAAAATCTTTTTTATTATCACGTTCAGAGTTCGAATCCTTCGAATCCTGACATTTGAAAATTGGTTTAGCTGGTAAGATTCGAAATCCCTTATTGATGGGTTCGAGTAACATGCACACATACATCATATTTATTATACCTCTGAATTGGGATACTTTCAGATTGCCAAGGAAAGATCATTTAAAACTCTCCTGTGCACTAGGTCAGAAGTTCAAACACAAGAAGTATAGTACTTCttgttttcaaaaaattcagagAGTGCAACAGTGTACTTGTCCGGTTTGGTTCTTCATGCTCCTAACTCCCACACATGCCTCTTTAGACTCCTCCCaatagagtaggagtaggaggAGGTTAAATATTTTTGcagataaaaaaagaaaaaaaattgtaataCTTTTTCAAATTAACTATACTTTTCCAAAAAACTAACACCTGAGCCCCCTTTAATCAATTGCCAATGGGTATCCATTATCCAAACTATGATGACCTGGTCTCctcctagggcataccctagaAGTTAGCGGATCGCCCGCCtgactctcgccaggactcattcaCTAACATTAATTTCAGAGATAACAATTCTCGTTAATCATCCAAACATCCATTCTTAATACTTCTTAGTAAGACAAAAGCTTTATCCACTACAAATTACAAAAGTGAATCATCCAAACGTTCATTCTTAAGTACATCACTCAAGTACACCACCAACTAGTGTGAAATATAAATCTATCCGTTAAGAGATACAAAATGCAGGTCTTAACATCAATATATAACATTAGACATCCCAAAACACTCTAACTCTACTTGATCATCCTTCAGACTTcaacccctgtaaggaaaacaaaactaaagggctgagctaaagctcagtaaGGTTTGCCGAACAAGATACATTTAATAAACACTTAAATCAGTACAATTAAGCATGTAGTACACATTTCACTGTACAATCACTTTCATTAAGTAATTGAGGAAACACTTCGCTaaacaatcacttttaaaaggatacggtgctcgCATTAGAGCTACTTCAATGTCATTGAGCATTCATTTTCAGTGTCAAGAGACACTCATTTCACTATCATtgtacattcatttcaatatcacTGAACATTCCGTCAATTCACCTCCTTatgtcctccaaaacaataaacaattcATTACATTCAATAATCAGTTCAATAATCTCCCAACctcatggtaatactcgagtataccgaaacattTATCCAAAGCTGCCGTCCtacccgaccaagccctttgctggcttgaatagtccgttgaacagagggttttggggcccagttcagctaaTGTGATAAATTACACACACGGCTTACAGTCATGCACACTTACaatatcacttgatcaattatcaaccttcaaactcaactaagccgagtgcgataaagtacaccctcgactTAGAAGGCAAGGGACAATTGAGATACAATTTGCAATGAATCACTTAGCAATATTTCATAAtaagcacatttatcacataatttcacttaagtaaacataaacagttaaacacataaattcgGAAACACCCACTCtaataaaaaattacacttcGATCTCGAAATTGCTTTCTTGCACACCGCTATCTCCTGAGACAAGTTATAATTGACATAATTATTTAACTACTCATTTGGTGAGGTTCTAAAGTATAATCAACATACGTGTTGTATTCTAGCCTTAAGTCACCATTCCAGCCGAATTCTCAGTTATTGCTTTGTTTAAATGAGGCGACTAGTGCATTTCTTACATTCACTCGTCACTTCaacttttaattttcaaaagAGAGGAAGTTTAAGTAGCAATTCCAGTATTGTGACTTCATTACTTTTATACTGCTAGATTTATCGTACTAAAACTCAACATTAACCTTTAATAAGGTAAATTTTAGAAATAACTACCTTTAAGGTACTTTATTGTCCTATAAATCTCTTTTACTTACTTATGATCATGAGTAAAACTAGTTTATTACCTTAACGGTGAACATACAATGCTTATAAAGCCGTTTGAATCATGTTTTATTTGTATATCTTTTCATATAAGTCTTATAGCCTTTTAGATCCCTATAGTTGATATAACAACTTTTCTCATCCATTTATATCTTTATGTCCGACTGCTAATCACTCACCAATTTGAGGTTTAAATTACTAGAACTCAAGTCCCTTAGCTTGTCACACAAGATGCAACAATTCCAACAACCTTCCTCACatttctcttcaagattcatcAAATTTATCAACTCAAACAAGGGAAATATTCATGTATACCAAATTTAAGGTCTTGTAAGGTGTTTAAACTAAGGTTAAACTATTTTCATGCCAAATTTAAAGATTAAGGTTAGTgaacttttcatttctttccttttaagCTAAACCAGATTCTAGTTTGCTTGTTGTTTAAATTTGCTCCAATTCACCAGCTTTTCAAGTGTTAAAATCAATAAGATGTACATGAAAACTAGGACAAGATGTTTTAAGATGTTTTACTTAAGATTACAGCCAATTATCTTGGAATTTTCGAAATTAACATGAGAGTTTCAGCCTTCACCCTCTCTCGGCCGGCAAAACAGATTTTCCAGCAACATTACTCCAGAATTTTCAACAAGGTTTCCATCCTTTGCTTGCTTTAAACACTAAACACTTAACATACATTCTGTCCAATATGAAATGAATCAAATAACAGGTAATTGCAGCAAATTATTCCACCAAGAAGTCCCCTtaaatctgtcatcagctaacatataatcttccagaaatttgACAGTTTAAATGTGAAACTTTCTCAAcaaattcttcatttttccactCCAGCTCAACATGCAGAGTGTAGTTATCATGCTACGGTGTATCTTGTGcaacaatatgaaatttacagccaaagattcaaagggaaagctggataaaattttgtttccttCTCTCGGCCAtgctgaaaaatttcagcagctTTCTTTCAACATTTCAAGCCAAATCTATCAACATTTTTACTAGTTCCACAAATATAT belongs to Coffea eugenioides isolate CCC68of unplaced genomic scaffold, Ceug_1.0 ScVebR1_1792;HRSCAF=2714, whole genome shotgun sequence and includes:
- the LOC113755865 gene encoding subtilisin inhibitor CLSI-I-like, which produces MAEEDSKQNAISNDQPQQPLPTLPGYRYGGGGSGERKTWPELVGLTSEEAERRIKEEMPGVNVHVIPPDYFVTMDFRTDRVRIFTDSSGKVSRAPMIG
- the LOC113755866 gene encoding defensin-like protein 18; its protein translation is MAKSQFSCATFFALLICFLLLVPNKMPMAEATFCKRPAKNWSGDCSSDRCYNYCKYTEHVYSGECIWTGSGQHRYHACYCVYNC